In the Pelagicoccus albus genome, CTTCGTCACCGACGGCGAGTACACGACGAGTTGCGCTGTGGATTGCGACCACACTCGGTTCACGGAGTACGATCCCCTTGTCTTTCGAATAGACCAGAGTATTTGCCGTTCCTAAGTCGATACCGATGTCGTTGGAGAAGAGACCGAGAAGATTGCGCCACATGGATAGCTAAGATGCTCAATAAAAGGACGTTTCGAAGCAAGCGTTTAAACGTGCGGCTAGGCAAACGCAAACTTTCGGTAAATATCGATTTTGTTACGTATAGGTTCGCTGAAAGGGGCTAGGGAAACAAAAAACCGGTCTCATCTCTGAGACCGGTTTGAAAATTGTAGTGAAGATTCGGAGACAGCTTCGGGCTACTTAGCTTTCAGCCGAGGTCTTTTCCTTGTCTGCAGTTGGTTGCGGTTTCGGAGCTGAAGGCTTTGGCTCTTCTTCAATCGCATTGCGAACTTCGTCTTCTATGCTGCTGGTTGCTTTTTTGAACTCTTTGATGGACTTGCCCACACCGCGAGCGAGTTCCGGGAGTTTCTTAGCTCCGAATAGAAGAATGAAGATGACGATTACGATCGTTATCTCCGGCCATCCCATGTTCATGATTCCGAGAACTGCGTTGTTTGCTTGCATCTGTCTTTGGT is a window encoding:
- a CDS encoding Sec-independent protein translocase subunit TatA/TatB — its product is MQANNAVLGIMNMGWPEITIVIVIFILLFGAKKLPELARGVGKSIKEFKKATSSIEDEVRNAIEEEPKPSAPKPQPTADKEKTSAES